The genome window GCCAGTTAACAATTAAACTACTCACCTTTTAAACTTTTCACCGGGTTGGTTAATGCGGCCTTTACCGCCTGGAAACTAACGGTTATTAACGATATTATTACCGTAATAAGAGCTGCTACCACAAACACCCAAATACTGATAGTTATGCGATATGAATACCCTTTAAGCCACTCATACATTGCCCACCAGGCAATTGGCGTAGCAATTGTAAAGGAAATCATCACAAGTTTTAGGAAATCTTTTGACAGCATGGTTGTAACGCCTGCTACCGAAGCGCCCAGCACCTTGCGGATACCGATTTCCTTAATCCGGTTTTGCGCCATATAAGCCGCAAGACCAAACAAGCCCAGGCATGAAATAATAATGGTAAGGCCCGCAAAAAGACTGGCAAGCGTGCCTATTCTTTGTTCGTCTCCAAATTTGCGGGCATATTCCTGATCAACAAAATTATATTCAAACGGGTACTCCGGGTTATATTTTTTAAATACCTGCTCGGCACGCTTCAAGTTCTCGGTAGTGGTGTGTGCATTGTTAAGTTTAAAATGGATAACATTAAACCATGCTTTAGGCCCCTGGATAAGCATATGCTTTACAGGCTCATACGGCGACTGTAATATAAAATCCTTCACTACACCTACCACGTGCCATTGCTGTGAGTCCTTGCCATCACCGTTTCTTACTATCTGGCCCACCGGGTTCTTAAAACCCATAATTTTAACCGAAGCTTCGTTCAGTAACATTGCTGAAGAATCAGAGGGGTAATTTACTATATCAATGTCACGACCAGCTATAACTTTAAGCCCCATGGTTTTAACAAAGTCTCCGTCGGTATTAAAAATATTGAAGTCTATTTTTTCGCCTCCTGCAACCCTTCCATTCCAATTGTAGCCCCAGCTATCGCTCCAACCCTGGGTTATTGGTGAACTTGTCTTGGTTACAGCAGACGCCACTCCGCTACTAATTAATTCATTCTTAATAGCTGCATAATTTTTTTGTATGGTTCCCTTCATCATTACATACACCAGGTTGTCCTTCTTATAACCCGAGTCTCTGTCCTGGGCATATTTAAGCTGCTGCCTGATTATAATGGTACAAACAATAAGCACTACAGCAAAGGTAAACTGTATAACTACCAACAATTTGCGTGGCGTTATTAACGCATTAGCCGCCTTGAAAGTCCCCTTAAGAACACTCACCGGCTTAAATGAAGATAAATACAACGCCGGATAACTCCCTGAAATAACACCGGTAAATAATACAAATCCAAGGAAAACCAGCCAGAAATATGGATTCCCATAGGGAACAAACAGCTGTTTATCTGTTAGCGTATTAAAGCCAGAAATACTTATCTGAACAGCCGCCAATGCGATAATGCCTGCTATAAAGGCGATTAATACAGATTCGCCTAAAAACTGGAAGATCAGGGAATTTCTCAAAGCGCCTACAACTTTACGAATCCCTACCTCTCGGGCGCGCTTCTCGCTGCGGGCGGTGCTCAGGTTCATAAAATTAATACAGGCTATTAATAAAATAAAGGCAGCAATTATTGAAAATATCCTGATGGTTTCTATCCGCCCGCCCGATACTTTACCTTTATCATCAAATTTAGAATAAAGTCTCCATTTGCTTGCAGGATGCAAAAACTGATAGATATCCTTAGTGTCGGAATGTGATTTGGTTACGTTAACAATAGCCGCATCAGCCTGCGCCTCGGTAACGCCGGGTTTTAATAACACCCAGGTTTGTATGGAATTATTGCCCCAGTATTCATCATCCCATCCAATCTTTTTCATGTACGACCATGGCAACAGGTATTCAAATTGAAAACGGGTATTATTAGGCAGATCCTTCATAACGCCGGTAACATTAAAATAAGCGTTGCTGTCAATCTTAATGGTCTTACCCATTGCGTTATCATCACCAAAAAGTTTTTTTGATAGCTTTTCGGTAATTACAATGCTGTGGATATTATTCAATGCTGTTTTGGGATCTCCTTTTAGTAATGGAAAGCTAAACATGGTTAGGAATCCAGGATCAGTGAAATTGCCCTGAACATTCAGGTGCTTATCGCCAATTATAAAAAGGAACGTATTGTCAGTAGTACGCGCTGTTTCCTCAATCTGCGGGTAGTTCTGCTTTAGTGTTTTAGCCATAACCTTTGGAGTGGTGCCCCAACACCAAAGCTTACCATCAAAAACCGACCTATTATATACTTCATATAACCTGTCTTTTTTTTCATGAAACTGGTCATAGCTTACTTCGTTTTGGATCCACAAAAGGATGAGCGCAGAGCTGGCCATACCTATGGCTAAACCTAAAATATTGATAGACGAAAAGGCTTTATGCCTTAACAGGTTTCTCCAGGTTATTTTAAAATAATTTTTAAGCATAAAGAAAGGTTAAGTTGTATAGTAGTTTCTACAAGACATTAAATTTTCTCTGTGGGTTGCATCCACCTGAAAATATTTTCACAATAGTTTTAATTTATTTCTCTTTATCGCCCTATTCACTTTTTAAACTCTTAACGGGATTAGTCAACGCCGCTTTAACCGATTGAAAACTTATGGTAACAAAAGCAATAAATATTGCTCCCGCACCTGCCAGCACAATTATCCACCATTGGATATTCTGGCGATAAGCAAACCCCTGCAACCAGCTATGCATTGCCCACCAGGCCAGCGGGGCAGCCAGTACTATTGAAAAAAGTACGAGTTTTATAAAATCCTTTGAAAGCATTCCTACGATGGTTGAGATGCTGGCTCCCAACACTTTCCGAACACCAATTTCCTTGGTACGCTGTTCGGCTGCGTAAGCGGCCAGGCCAAAGAGTCCCAAACAGGCTATTATTATGGCCAGGGTAGTAAAAGCAACTGAAATTGTGCCTATTCGCTGCTCGGCACGATAAATAGCGTCAAAATCCTCATCCATAAAGGTGTAGTTAAACTCCTGGGTAGGCGAAAACGAGTTATACTTATTTTTTATCTGCTGGATGATACTGGGAATGTTAGCTGACCGGATACGAACGCTAACAGCTCCCCTATCTTCGTTCAACGTAAATATTAAGGGTGTTATATTATCCTTTAGCGACCTGAAATTAAAATTTTTCATTACACCGATAATATGATACTTCTTCATCGTTTTTACCATATTATCGTTAGGTGCATAAAGTGGCTGAGTGATTGGGTCTGAGAAATTAAGCATTCTTGCCGCAGCTTCATTG of Mucilaginibacter xinganensis contains these proteins:
- a CDS encoding ABC transporter permease — translated: MLKNYFKITWRNLLRHKAFSSINILGLAIGMASSALILLWIQNEVSYDQFHEKKDRLYEVYNRSVFDGKLWCWGTTPKVMAKTLKQNYPQIEETARTTDNTFLFIIGDKHLNVQGNFTDPGFLTMFSFPLLKGDPKTALNNIHSIVITEKLSKKLFGDDNAMGKTIKIDSNAYFNVTGVMKDLPNNTRFQFEYLLPWSYMKKIGWDDEYWGNNSIQTWVLLKPGVTEAQADAAIVNVTKSHSDTKDIYQFLHPASKWRLYSKFDDKGKVSGGRIETIRIFSIIAAFILLIACINFMNLSTARSEKRAREVGIRKVVGALRNSLIFQFLGESVLIAFIAGIIALAAVQISISGFNTLTDKQLFVPYGNPYFWLVFLGFVLFTGVISGSYPALYLSSFKPVSVLKGTFKAANALITPRKLLVVIQFTFAVVLIVCTIIIRQQLKYAQDRDSGYKKDNLVYVMMKGTIQKNYAAIKNELISSGVASAVTKTSSPITQGWSDSWGYNWNGRVAGGEKIDFNIFNTDGDFVKTMGLKVIAGRDIDIVNYPSDSSAMLLNEASVKIMGFKNPVGQIVRNGDGKDSQQWHVVGVVKDFILQSPYEPVKHMLIQGPKAWFNVIHFKLNNAHTTTENLKRAEQVFKKYNPEYPFEYNFVDQEYARKFGDEQRIGTLASLFAGLTIIISCLGLFGLAAYMAQNRIKEIGIRKVLGASVAGVTTMLSKDFLKLVMISFTIATPIAWWAMYEWLKGYSYRITISIWVFVVAALITVIISLITVSFQAVKAALTNPVKSLKGE